A section of the Nitrososphaerota archaeon genome encodes:
- a CDS encoding nucleotide-binding protein, with the protein MASRVYDASAFYAGVPFASPELGLTTTLVFEEISHIKKSHGALEILLDTNRLQIQDPDPASVKFVSNEAKKTGDVQKLSKADISAVALTHQLGATLITDDFAISNLAKNLRLQVQPIMTKGIRDVGKWLHYCSGCRKEFSGLEFCPNCGNKLNRKLLKL; encoded by the coding sequence TTGGCGTCTAGAGTTTACGATGCCAGTGCGTTTTATGCCGGAGTTCCCTTTGCCTCGCCAGAGTTGGGCCTGACAACAACGCTTGTCTTTGAGGAAATAAGTCATATCAAAAAAAGCCATGGTGCACTAGAAATTCTGCTGGACACAAACAGGCTACAAATACAGGATCCGGATCCAGCAAGTGTGAAATTTGTTTCCAATGAAGCAAAAAAAACGGGTGATGTTCAAAAGCTATCAAAGGCAGACATTTCCGCAGTTGCTCTGACACACCAGTTGGGAGCAACTCTGATTACAGATGATTTTGCTATATCGAACCTTGCAAAAAACCTCAGGCTCCAAGTACAGCCAATAATGACAAAGGGCATACGCGATGTTGGAAAATGGCTTCATTATTGCTCAGGCTGTAGAAAAGAATTTTCTGGGTTGGAGTTTTGCCCGAACTGCGGCAACAAGCTGAACAGAAAACTACTCAAGCTGTAG
- a CDS encoding sulfurtransferase, translated as MFVSHQWLADNINDPVIIDTRPKIAYSYGHIPNSISLVVDQLIQISSTGAHLAPDPQKTSELLGNLGIDNDKTVIVTGELIDPSVFRIAWTLQYLGQKNTKILDASIGTWQSLGLEITKTSKKNSPTQFIPQIQTNIRIESAELQGLLGKATILDARTPQEFFGGHIPGSVLFPFTDGIGQDGMLLESRESLRNLFSQREIPRNKEIICYCMHGHRASSLFYQAKLAGFENVRLYDGSFVDWYFKKLQLE; from the coding sequence ATGTTTGTATCACATCAATGGTTAGCAGACAACATTAATGATCCAGTCATAATTGATACAAGACCGAAAATTGCATATTCGTATGGCCACATTCCAAATTCCATATCTTTAGTAGTTGACCAGCTAATCCAGATCAGTTCTACTGGGGCACACCTAGCGCCAGACCCTCAAAAAACATCGGAACTATTGGGCAATCTTGGAATAGATAATGACAAAACCGTAATCGTTACTGGCGAACTAATTGATCCGTCCGTGTTCAGAATAGCGTGGACTCTGCAGTATCTCGGCCAAAAAAACACCAAAATCTTGGATGCAAGCATTGGAACCTGGCAAAGCCTTGGCTTGGAAATAACAAAAACATCAAAGAAAAATTCACCAACTCAGTTTATACCTCAAATCCAAACTAATATCAGAATAGAATCTGCTGAGCTGCAGGGATTACTTGGCAAGGCAACAATATTGGACGCAAGGACTCCACAAGAGTTCTTTGGGGGCCACATTCCGGGATCTGTCTTGTTTCCGTTCACTGACGGGATTGGCCAGGACGGAATGCTGCTTGAATCTAGAGAATCTCTTAGAAACCTATTTTCACAAAGAGAAATTCCGCGTAACAAGGAAATAATATGTTACTGCATGCATGGGCACCGTGCATCAAGTCTTTTTTACCAGGCAAAACTTGCAGGATTTGAAAATGTCAGACTCTATGATGGTTCATTTGTTGACTGGTATTTCAAAAAACTACAGCTTGAGTAG
- a CDS encoding heavy metal resistance protein CzcA encodes MKIENLRIVVDEREKKSGIPDLLRAVGINLEIKTLPVGDYIVAPETIVERKSVSDLISSIFDGRLFDQCNRLKEHFTHPVILMEGNVKEIEQIVENPLVFYGAMSAVAIDFKIPIIPTPSATHTAKMLVSMCSRKESLRGPFLKKIKKSDDLSRQQLSVLCSLPGIGEKLATRMLAKFGSPSKTLNASLSDLAKVEGLGEVRAKKIKQMLDQQSKLHKESNQKTLDL; translated from the coding sequence ATGAAGATAGAAAATCTTCGGATAGTAGTGGATGAGCGCGAAAAAAAAAGTGGCATACCTGATTTACTTAGGGCAGTCGGAATCAATCTGGAAATAAAGACACTCCCTGTAGGTGACTATATTGTTGCGCCGGAGACAATTGTAGAGCGAAAATCCGTATCTGATCTAATATCATCAATATTTGATGGAAGACTTTTTGATCAGTGCAACCGACTAAAGGAGCATTTTACACATCCAGTCATACTGATGGAGGGAAATGTCAAGGAAATAGAGCAAATAGTGGAAAACCCGCTTGTGTTCTATGGCGCAATGTCTGCAGTTGCAATTGACTTTAAGATCCCAATCATTCCGACGCCAAGCGCTACGCACACTGCCAAAATGCTAGTATCAATGTGTTCAAGAAAGGAATCCCTACGCGGACCATTCCTCAAAAAAATTAAAAAATCCGACGACCTATCAAGACAACAACTATCTGTTTTGTGCAGCCTTCCTGGAATTGGGGAAAAACTGGCTACTAGGATGCTTGCCAAGTTTGGCTCGCCTTCCAAAACGCTAAACGCATCACTTTCGGATCTTGCCAAAGTAGAAGGACTAGGTGAGGTTCGCGCCAAAAAAATAAAGCAAATGCTAGATCAGCAAAGCAAGCTACACAAAGAATCAAATCAGAAAACACTGGACCTCTAG
- a CDS encoding prefoldin subunit beta, with the protein MSQGQQIPPWLQEQLMKLQQSQQNLQSIMAQKQQLDLEQVESERALEELKKAADTDPVYKHAGTILIKSTKTALITELEEKKELANTRITVLAKQETRIKESIKEQETKINEMIHGSKPPSQ; encoded by the coding sequence ATGTCACAAGGACAGCAAATTCCTCCATGGCTGCAGGAACAATTAATGAAACTACAGCAATCTCAGCAAAATCTGCAATCCATTATGGCGCAAAAGCAACAGCTAGATCTGGAGCAGGTGGAATCAGAACGTGCTCTTGAGGAGTTAAAAAAGGCGGCAGACACTGATCCTGTATACAAGCACGCAGGAACAATTCTCATAAAATCTACAAAGACTGCCTTGATCACAGAACTAGAAGAGAAAAAAGAACTTGCAAATACTCGAATCACAGTACTGGCAAAACAGGAAACACGAATCAAGGAAAGCATCAAAGAACAGGAAACAAAAATTAACGAAATGATTCATGGCTCAAAGCCGCCATCTCAATAA
- a CDS encoding 50S ribosomal protein L37, with translation MLKKGASLKGLRQKYGIKHRKKFSAVHSVLKQKRKCPQCGSLRFGREAVGIWSCKKCGYKVTGTAYDVAV, from the coding sequence ATGCTCAAAAAAGGCGCATCACTCAAAGGTCTTAGACAAAAATACGGAATCAAGCACAGAAAGAAATTCTCTGCGGTACATTCTGTACTAAAACAAAAAAGAAAGTGTCCACAGTGCGGCTCGCTCCGATTTGGGCGAGAGGCGGTAGGAATTTGGTCGTGCAAAAAATGCGGATACAAAGTTACTGGAACCGCATATGACGTCGCAGTTTAG
- a CDS encoding exosome complex protein Rrp42: MTSTTILDDLKKKKIHTLLKEGQRVDGRALDEPRQLIIDTGVIPKAEGSARVRLGDTEVVCGVKVQPDKPFPDLGDRGIFICTAEILPLADPTAEPGPPGEEVIELARVVDRGIRESGMVDLKQLVLEKDKSVVGIFIDNSVTDHDGNLFDACSYASVASVLSCKIPKYNYADGVVTKVDGEFTAPPITTIPVSVTMGKIGNNIIVDPNADEWACMEARITITTNAAGNICAIQKGGTDGFTPEELAVCGKISIATGAKIRDILKKAGS, translated from the coding sequence ATGACCTCGACTACAATACTAGATGACCTGAAAAAGAAAAAAATTCATACTTTACTCAAAGAAGGACAGCGAGTTGATGGCCGTGCACTGGATGAGCCTAGACAGCTGATAATTGACACTGGCGTCATTCCAAAGGCAGAAGGCTCTGCGCGAGTACGACTGGGCGATACCGAGGTAGTATGTGGTGTCAAGGTTCAACCAGACAAACCTTTTCCGGATTTGGGCGACAGGGGAATTTTTATCTGCACTGCTGAAATCTTGCCACTGGCAGATCCTACGGCGGAGCCAGGCCCACCAGGCGAAGAAGTAATAGAACTTGCACGTGTGGTAGACAGGGGAATTAGAGAAAGCGGAATGGTTGACCTCAAGCAATTAGTCCTAGAAAAGGACAAGTCCGTAGTAGGCATATTCATTGACAACTCTGTTACTGATCATGACGGAAATCTCTTTGATGCATGCTCTTATGCTTCTGTTGCAAGCGTTCTTTCATGTAAAATTCCAAAATACAACTATGCTGATGGGGTTGTGACCAAAGTAGACGGCGAGTTTACAGCACCACCAATAACTACAATCCCTGTTTCTGTCACGATGGGCAAAATTGGCAACAACATCATAGTTGACCCCAATGCAGACGAATGGGCATGCATGGAGGCAAGAATAACGATTACTACAAATGCCGCAGGAAACATTTGCGCAATCCAAAAGGGTGGTACTGATGGATTCACGCCAGAAGAACTGGCGGTGTGTGGCAAAATCTCAATTGCGACCGGAGCAAAAATAAGGGACATCCTAAAAAAGGCAGGTAGTTAA
- a CDS encoding exosome complex exonuclease Rrp41 produces the protein MGVKKTDIILLDDKGIRCDGRKINEPRRIMIKAGVLKNANGSAYIEFGENKILAGVFGPRDVHPKHLANTDRGILRCRYHMQPFSVGERKNPAPSRREIEISKVIKEALEPAVMLENFPRTVVDVFIEILQADGGSRCAALDAAAVALADAGIPMRDMVSACAAGKVADTIVLDINNEEDQEGQADMPVAYMPNLGKITLIQLDGVLTPQEYEKCVNTALEGCKIVYEVQKKALQEKFFGDSQ, from the coding sequence ATGGGTGTAAAAAAAACAGACATAATACTACTAGACGATAAAGGAATTCGCTGCGACGGCAGAAAAATCAACGAGCCTCGCAGAATCATGATTAAAGCTGGAGTTCTAAAAAACGCAAATGGCTCTGCATATATCGAGTTTGGCGAAAACAAAATTCTGGCAGGAGTATTTGGCCCAAGAGACGTTCATCCAAAACACTTGGCAAATACCGACCGCGGAATTCTGCGATGTAGATACCACATGCAACCATTCTCAGTAGGCGAGAGAAAGAATCCCGCACCGTCTAGAAGAGAAATTGAGATTTCCAAGGTAATCAAAGAGGCACTAGAGCCAGCAGTAATGTTGGAGAACTTCCCAAGAACCGTAGTTGACGTCTTCATAGAGATTCTACAGGCAGACGGAGGTTCTAGATGTGCAGCACTAGATGCTGCAGCCGTTGCATTGGCAGACGCCGGAATTCCAATGAGGGACATGGTTTCAGCATGTGCCGCAGGCAAAGTAGCTGATACCATAGTACTTGACATCAACAATGAGGAAGACCAGGAAGGTCAGGCAGACATGCCTGTTGCATACATGCCAAACTTGGGCAAAATCACACTAATTCAGCTTGATGGTGTCTTGACACCACAGGAATATGAAAAATGCGTAAATACCGCACTGGAAGGATGCAAAATCGTTTATGAGGTTCAGAAAAAGGCATTACAGGAAAAATTCTTTGGTGATTCACAATGA
- a CDS encoding RNA-binding protein, with amino-acid sequence MDDIKRNYVIPGDVITTGPYRAEENVHLYGDKIIATTVGISEIFDSGVRVIPLTGMYIPRIDDFIIGIVKSHTSLSWELNINSCYAGILPAQDVFGRDFNPKVDDLTSRLKTGDLIAARVANSERSRDPLITIADRDLGKIEEGELIKISPSKVPRLIGKRGSMIQTIESATKAIITIGQNGFVVVSCEEPDGLLKAMEAIKTVEEQAHVPNLTERIQQMLGSNSE; translated from the coding sequence ATGGATGATATCAAAAGAAATTACGTCATACCTGGCGATGTCATAACAACTGGTCCGTATAGAGCAGAAGAAAATGTCCATCTTTATGGCGACAAAATAATTGCGACAACCGTTGGTATTTCTGAAATTTTTGACAGCGGCGTTCGAGTAATTCCTTTGACTGGAATGTATATTCCACGAATTGACGACTTTATCATTGGTATAGTGAAATCTCACACATCTCTTTCTTGGGAGCTAAACATCAACTCGTGCTATGCGGGTATATTGCCTGCACAAGATGTCTTTGGCCGAGACTTTAACCCAAAGGTAGACGATCTTACTTCACGACTAAAGACAGGTGATCTTATTGCGGCACGCGTTGCAAACTCTGAAAGATCCCGCGATCCACTAATCACAATAGCTGACAGGGACTTGGGCAAAATTGAAGAAGGTGAGCTAATCAAAATCTCCCCAAGCAAGGTTCCACGACTGATTGGCAAGCGCGGCTCTATGATTCAAACAATAGAGAGTGCAACAAAAGCAATAATCACAATAGGGCAAAATGGATTTGTCGTGGTGTCGTGCGAGGAGCCAGATGGATTATTAAAGGCCATGGAAGCAATCAAAACGGTCGAAGAACAAGCACACGTTCCAAATCTGACTGAAAGAATACAACAAATGTTAGGATCAAATAGTGAATAA
- a CDS encoding ribosome assembly factor SBDS codes for MTDVTVIRHSVAGEKFEILVKPDPALEYKLGKRKDISTVLVSDEVYTDSNKGTRASTEKLLKAFKTQDTNAIIEIILKKGDLNLTTDQRRKMVTEKRKQIIDFIAKTYVDPRSHLPHPPLRIEQALEQARISIDPFKNTEEQCKDVVESLRSIIPLKSENMLLEILVPAQYAGQSYAVLKSTGTLKKEEWQNNGSLKAILEIPAGARASVIDRLGSITKGSATVEMVK; via the coding sequence ATGACTGACGTAACAGTAATCCGACATTCGGTGGCGGGCGAAAAGTTCGAGATTCTAGTAAAGCCGGATCCTGCCCTGGAATATAAGCTTGGCAAAAGAAAGGACATCTCAACGGTCTTGGTATCTGATGAGGTCTATACTGATTCTAACAAGGGAACTCGAGCATCAACTGAAAAACTGCTAAAGGCATTCAAGACACAAGACACCAACGCTATAATAGAAATTATTCTCAAAAAAGGCGACCTTAACCTTACCACTGATCAGAGGCGCAAAATGGTTACAGAAAAAAGAAAACAGATCATCGATTTTATCGCAAAGACATACGTCGATCCTAGATCACACCTACCACATCCGCCGCTTCGAATAGAGCAAGCGCTAGAGCAGGCGAGAATATCAATTGATCCTTTCAAAAACACTGAAGAGCAGTGCAAGGATGTGGTGGAGTCACTTAGAAGTATCATACCACTAAAATCAGAAAACATGTTGCTGGAAATTTTGGTTCCGGCGCAATATGCGGGTCAGTCATATGCTGTCCTCAAATCGACCGGGACGCTAAAAAAAGAAGAATGGCAAAACAACGGATCACTTAAAGCAATACTAGAAATACCTGCGGGAGCAAGGGCAAGCGTGATCGATAGACTAGGTTCCATTACCAAAGGCTCTGCAACAGTGGAGATGGTTAAGTAA
- a CDS encoding DNA-directed RNA polymerase subunit D has translation MPSLEIISQDKNRISVKIKGVALQYANALRRICLNGVPVFAIDTVDVIDNSSIMSDEGIAHRLGLIPIKTDLKRFSEADLCSCKSQAGCSNCRVMLVIDSGDTDTTRTITSSELSSEDQTVKPISDKIPIVQIAPGQKVKLEAYARLGRGTTHAKWNSANVSVLTHTDKPDEFILTVESTGALAPEQIVTAGVDELAQRLEEFKQVIAELKA, from the coding sequence TTGCCTTCTTTGGAGATCATTTCACAAGACAAAAACCGTATTTCAGTCAAGATAAAGGGTGTAGCACTGCAATACGCAAATGCACTAAGACGAATCTGCCTAAACGGCGTTCCAGTCTTTGCTATTGATACGGTAGACGTAATTGACAATTCTTCCATAATGTCAGATGAAGGAATTGCCCATAGATTGGGACTCATACCAATAAAGACAGATCTCAAAAGATTCTCAGAGGCAGACCTATGTTCCTGCAAAAGCCAGGCGGGCTGCTCAAATTGTAGAGTAATGTTGGTAATTGATTCTGGCGATACCGACACTACAAGAACAATCACATCATCGGAATTAAGCTCCGAAGACCAAACAGTAAAGCCAATTTCCGACAAAATCCCAATTGTCCAGATTGCCCCAGGGCAAAAGGTAAAGCTAGAGGCATATGCAAGACTAGGACGGGGAACAACCCACGCAAAATGGAATTCCGCCAATGTCTCAGTTCTAACACACACCGACAAGCCAGATGAATTCATCCTTACTGTAGAGAGCACTGGTGCACTTGCCCCAGAGCAAATAGTGACTGCCGGTGTTGACGAGCTTGCTCAAAGATTAGAAGAGTTCAAACAAGTCATT